From the Lathyrus oleraceus cultivar Zhongwan6 chromosome 4, CAAS_Psat_ZW6_1.0, whole genome shotgun sequence genome, one window contains:
- the LOC127135146 gene encoding cell wall / vacuolar inhibitor of fructosidase 1: protein MLKSLAIFVLILCTILVVTHARVIQPNDAKTIHNTCLETPNYEECKKYLTDDPKSSTADVSGLAQIMVNVMKDKANIGLNKINQLIESSSPDQKTALKSCADKYNVIITIDVPQATEGLQKRNPKLAMDSAVDASKAVSSCEKGFSGKSPLTTENLVMDRASTITAHICRQLV, encoded by the coding sequence ATGTTAAAGTCATTAGCAATATTCGTTCTCATTTTGTGCACCATTCTTGTTGTAACTCACGCCCGAGTTATCCAACCAAATGATGCCAAAACAATACATAACACTTGCTTAGAGACTCCAAATTATGAGGAATGTAAGAAATACCTAACTGATGATCCGAAAAGCTCCACCGCAGATGTGAGTGGTTTAGCACAGATCATGGTTAATGTAATGAAAGACAAAGCAAACATTGGTTTAAACAAAATCAATCAACTTATCGAAAGTAGTTCGCCCGATCAAAAGACGGCACTTAAATCATGTGCAGATAAATACAATGTAATTATCACAATAGATGTTCCACAAGCAACCGAAGGTTTGCAGAAAAGAAACCCTAAGTTGGCGATGGATAGTGCAGTTGATGCCTCTAAAGCAGTTTCTTCTTGTGAGAAGGGATTCTCTGGAAAATCACCACTCACGACTGAAAACCTTGTTATGGATCGTGCATCCACCATAACAGCACATATTTGTAGACAATTGGTTTAG